Proteins encoded together in one Chitinophaga sp. LS1 window:
- a CDS encoding helix-turn-helix domain-containing protein — translation MKRITHFEGLYGESGPRPDGEYLFSELLETRSENFDWKIKPHIHTNLYQIFLIETRKTEFLGNNEATWLTGPSILLIPPLAIHGFNYHATTKGRILTISDKLVSSIFPMVSSIAPMLESLQILTHYAPPYTFRYVVKLVEELHEELFDTRYEKQQMLTAMLQQLFLVLYRLWRQNSVVMQESDSISLSYFRKLQKRISEAGSKYSIDQYARELGITPVHLNRVCNSVAGKSAHQLLQDHLVDEAKKHLRYTSYTVSEIAYLLNFEYPNYFARFFKKVTGLSPSEYRKI, via the coding sequence TTGAAGCGAATCACACATTTTGAAGGGTTGTATGGAGAATCGGGCCCCAGACCAGATGGAGAGTACCTGTTTTCTGAATTACTGGAAACACGCAGTGAAAATTTTGACTGGAAAATCAAGCCTCACATTCATACAAATCTCTACCAGATCTTTCTGATAGAGACACGTAAGACTGAGTTTTTAGGGAACAATGAAGCGACATGGCTGACAGGCCCATCTATTTTATTAATCCCCCCTCTGGCTATCCATGGGTTTAACTACCATGCCACTACTAAAGGGCGTATTCTGACTATTTCCGACAAACTGGTCAGTAGTATCTTTCCCATGGTAAGCAGCATTGCACCAATGCTGGAAAGTTTGCAGATACTAACCCATTATGCACCGCCTTATACTTTCAGATATGTGGTAAAACTGGTGGAAGAATTACATGAAGAACTATTCGATACCCGGTATGAAAAGCAGCAGATGCTAACGGCGATGTTGCAGCAGCTCTTTCTTGTTTTGTATCGCTTGTGGAGACAGAATAGTGTCGTAATGCAGGAATCGGATAGTATCTCTCTCTCCTACTTTCGTAAGTTACAGAAGCGGATCAGTGAAGCGGGTTCTAAATATAGCATCGATCAGTATGCAAGAGAACTGGGCATCACGCCTGTGCACCTGAACAGGGTTTGCAACAGTGTGGCCGGGAAATCGGCGCATCAGCTGTTGCAGGATCACCTGGTGGATGAGGCGAAGAAGCATTTGCGTTATACTTCTTACACCGTTTCTGAAATTGCGTATTTATTGAATTTTGAATATCCCAATTACTTTGCACGCTTCTTTAAGAAAGTGACCGGGCTCTCACCCAGCGAGTACCGGAAGATATAA
- a CDS encoding glycosyl hydrolase 115 family protein, with translation MKNCIPLLILLCHVTYMHAQVHARQIITTHASQHTFSLPEVIYVDQQDDWLVNKAAELLRADMLAVTGRAPEIVHRLDGRPYILIGTVRGGFGKDSVGWGDGGSGLDTVRVSGKWEALRRDGIAGLDTAGLGGKWEAFRITVSPGKVVILGSDKRGAAYGALELSKQLGVSPWYWWADVPIKKKEKVFVQEGRYDFGPPSVQYRGIFINDEAPAFSGWTHEKFGGFNHHVYEKIFELLLRLRGNYLWPAMWGNAFNDDDRLNPVLADKWGIVMGTSHHEPMLRAQTEWKRYGQGAWDYVANDSVLRAFWREGIVAMAKHESIVTIGMRGDGDLPMSRETATDLLERIVRDQRSIISEVTGKPAAETPQLWALYKEVQDYYDSGMRVPDDVTLLLCDDNWGNIRRFPDPVMPKRKGGYGVYYHFDYVGDPRNYKWVNTNNLARVWEQLHLAKMYGVDKIWIVNVGDLKPIELPIGFFMDYAWRAEPEDTLPDYYKQFAEENFGQGLEERMAEGNVRGGMEEEDYSRRIAKGNSRGGMEEGTKTGADSSKQSGFSFMNSARDIGDYLRQYSEMAARRKPELLDESSYTLKQYKEVVAEWEELVKKVRLQPYSDAYFELVQFPVEAMYNLHKLYYAVALYKSNRVQNKAWADSTRSYYMRDSLLTVAYHQVAGGKWNHMMDQTHIGYTGWQQPPVNKMPDLAGPYKRPVVPKIYKQISATGYVTKHGDWVHIKGIGKFGDGITSFANSGTFSDSIIYHSAGTVARYEFEASGNTNIYLNFSPTLNFTHGDGLWFGVSIDGAKELATTINAHDDNKELWSKWVSDNIIKVKLSYTFKPGKHEIVYSQYSPGIVLQSIEFENH, from the coding sequence ATGAAAAACTGTATTCCACTGTTAATCCTCCTGTGCCATGTAACCTATATGCATGCGCAGGTTCATGCGCGGCAGATAATAACCACACATGCGTCGCAACATACGTTTTCATTACCGGAAGTAATTTATGTTGATCAGCAGGATGACTGGCTGGTGAATAAGGCTGCGGAGTTGCTGCGGGCGGATATGCTTGCAGTGACGGGGAGGGCGCCGGAGATTGTGCATCGGTTGGATGGGCGGCCGTATATATTGATAGGGACAGTTCGGGGAGGATTTGGGAAGGATAGTGTGGGGTGGGGAGATGGAGGTTCTGGTTTGGATACAGTGAGGGTGAGTGGGAAATGGGAAGCGCTTCGGAGAGATGGGATTGCAGGTTTGGATACTGCGGGATTGGGGGGGAAATGGGAAGCATTTCGAATTACAGTCTCTCCAGGGAAGGTAGTAATATTGGGTAGTGATAAGAGGGGCGCTGCCTATGGTGCACTTGAACTATCTAAACAACTGGGAGTGTCGCCATGGTATTGGTGGGCGGATGTACCTATAAAAAAGAAGGAAAAAGTATTTGTGCAGGAAGGACGTTATGATTTCGGGCCTCCTTCGGTGCAATACAGAGGGATATTTATAAATGATGAGGCGCCGGCATTTTCCGGATGGACGCATGAGAAATTTGGCGGGTTTAATCATCATGTATATGAAAAGATATTTGAGTTACTATTACGACTAAGGGGGAATTATTTGTGGCCGGCGATGTGGGGAAACGCGTTTAATGATGATGATCGGTTGAATCCCGTATTGGCAGATAAATGGGGAATTGTGATGGGCACAAGCCATCATGAGCCAATGTTGCGTGCGCAGACGGAATGGAAGCGGTATGGGCAGGGTGCATGGGATTATGTGGCGAATGACAGTGTGTTGAGGGCGTTTTGGAGGGAAGGGATTGTCGCAATGGCAAAGCATGAAAGTATAGTGACGATAGGGATGCGGGGAGATGGGGATTTGCCCATGAGTAGGGAAACGGCAACAGATTTATTAGAAAGGATTGTGCGGGATCAGCGATCCATTATTAGTGAGGTGACGGGCAAGCCGGCAGCGGAGACACCACAGTTGTGGGCGTTGTATAAGGAAGTGCAGGATTATTATGATAGCGGAATGCGGGTACCAGATGATGTGACGTTGTTGTTGTGTGATGATAATTGGGGGAATATCAGGAGGTTTCCTGATCCTGTGATGCCGAAGCGGAAGGGAGGATATGGGGTATATTATCATTTTGACTATGTGGGGGATCCGAGAAATTACAAATGGGTGAATACAAATAATCTGGCAAGGGTGTGGGAACAGTTGCATTTGGCGAAGATGTATGGGGTGGATAAGATATGGATTGTGAATGTGGGGGATTTGAAGCCGATAGAGTTGCCGATAGGTTTTTTTATGGATTATGCATGGAGGGCGGAGCCAGAGGATACTTTACCAGATTATTATAAACAGTTTGCGGAAGAAAATTTTGGGCAAGGATTGGAAGAGCGGATGGCAGAAGGGAATGTCAGAGGAGGAATGGAAGAGGAAGATTATTCTCGAAGGATCGCAAAAGGGAATTCCAGAGGAGGAATGGAAGAGGGAACCAAAACAGGTGCAGATTCGTCCAAACAGTCTGGATTTTCATTCATGAATTCAGCCAGAGATATAGGTGATTACCTGCGGCAGTATAGTGAAATGGCCGCAAGGCGGAAGCCGGAATTGCTGGATGAGTCTAGTTATACATTAAAGCAGTATAAAGAGGTTGTAGCCGAATGGGAAGAGCTGGTTAAAAAAGTGCGTTTACAGCCTTATTCAGATGCTTATTTTGAACTGGTACAGTTTCCTGTAGAGGCGATGTACAATTTACACAAATTGTATTATGCGGTGGCTTTGTATAAGAGCAACCGGGTGCAGAATAAGGCATGGGCGGATAGTACGCGGAGTTATTATATGCGGGATTCATTATTGACAGTGGCGTATCATCAGGTAGCCGGTGGAAAATGGAATCATATGATGGACCAGACGCATATTGGATACACAGGCTGGCAACAGCCGCCGGTAAATAAGATGCCGGATTTGGCGGGGCCATATAAGCGTCCGGTAGTGCCTAAGATCTATAAACAGATTTCAGCAACAGGTTATGTGACGAAACATGGAGATTGGGTGCATATAAAGGGTATTGGAAAATTTGGAGATGGGATTACCAGTTTTGCTAATAGTGGTACATTTAGTGATAGCATCATTTATCATAGTGCAGGTACGGTAGCAAGATATGAGTTTGAAGCTTCGGGGAATACTAATATTTATCTTAACTTCTCTCCTACTTTGAATTTCACACATGGGGATGGACTATGGTTTGGGGTTTCCATTGATGGTGCAAAGGAATTGGCAACGACTATTAATGCCCATGATGATAATAAGGAGCTATGGAGTAAGTGGGTATCTGATAATATTATTAAAGTAAAACTCTCCTATACATTTAAACCAGGAAAGCATGAAATTGTGTATTCCCAGTATTCACCCGGGATTGTTTTACAAAGTATTGAATTTGAAAACCATTGA
- a CDS encoding DUF3500 domain-containing protein, with protein MKVTIKHLCLAFAIASIMISCGKDSGSDGSSSSDSTTTSTDDTNPDPIDVTSCDAETGINKIICLADAFKATLTSAQLATVQLSYSKSNAIKWSNFPQALVSSSYKRVGLNFGSMTTEQIQYAKALIKAVAGTTSNEGWDELQQLLNADEYLNENGGGSTYGAANFYIAFLGTPATSGTFEIQYGGHHTAFANTYTDGALVGATPSFRGVEPFATFTWNGTSNQPIQQEQAALTSMLTGLSTAELSTAKLSATYSDLVCGPQNDDAFPSTQSGIACSNLTTAQKNLVLAAIRTYVADVADTSTIMTKYTNELDQTYISYSGSTEMTTRNDYARIDGPSVWIEYSCQNGVVLSGTHPHSVWRDKSNDYGGN; from the coding sequence ATGAAAGTAACAATCAAACACCTTTGTCTTGCTTTTGCCATCGCCTCGATCATGATATCGTGCGGCAAGGATTCCGGTTCCGATGGCTCCTCCTCCTCGGACTCTACTACTACCAGCACAGACGACACCAATCCTGACCCTATTGATGTCACCAGCTGCGACGCCGAAACAGGCATCAACAAAATCATCTGTCTCGCCGACGCCTTCAAGGCCACACTGACCTCCGCTCAGTTAGCCACCGTTCAATTGAGCTACAGCAAGTCAAACGCCATTAAGTGGTCGAACTTCCCACAGGCGCTGGTTTCCAGCTCTTACAAAAGAGTCGGTCTCAACTTCGGCTCCATGACCACCGAACAAATTCAGTATGCAAAAGCGCTGATCAAAGCAGTCGCCGGTACCACTTCAAACGAAGGCTGGGATGAACTGCAACAACTGCTCAATGCCGATGAATACCTGAACGAAAATGGTGGTGGCTCTACCTACGGCGCCGCTAATTTTTACATTGCATTCTTAGGTACGCCCGCTACTTCCGGCACTTTCGAAATTCAATATGGTGGTCACCATACTGCCTTCGCCAATACGTATACTGATGGTGCACTCGTTGGCGCCACACCTTCTTTCAGAGGGGTAGAGCCTTTCGCCACCTTCACCTGGAATGGTACCAGCAATCAGCCTATCCAACAGGAACAGGCCGCCCTCACTAGTATGCTCACCGGTCTTTCTACGGCTGAATTATCTACTGCCAAATTGAGCGCTACTTATAGTGATCTTGTTTGTGGGCCGCAGAATGACGATGCTTTCCCTTCTACACAATCAGGTATTGCCTGCAGCAACCTGACTACTGCTCAGAAGAACCTTGTATTGGCTGCTATCAGAACTTATGTAGCCGATGTGGCAGATACCAGCACGATCATGACCAAATACACCAATGAACTGGATCAGACCTACATCTCTTATTCAGGTAGTACTGAAATGACTACACGTAATGACTATGCACGCATTGACGGTCCTTCTGTATGGATTGAATACTCCTGTCAGAACGGTGTGGTGCTATCCGGTACACATCCACACTCTGTATGGAGAGATAAATCTAATGACTACGGTGGTAACTGA
- a CDS encoding HupE/UreJ family protein, translating to MRLLVCVFLLLCGQHLFAHPMPNSIVSLSILDHSIKGEAKMPMLELASALQQTRIDTIDPAYFQQHIRALSGDRQWTTTIDRQWTTTIDSIRMTTDTDPNVGRYQEVLVYFEMTPPDPALLRDFNFRYNAIIHEVVTHKILVFVKQDWKNGIQNGEQIGIIKMDTRSGKVFPMYINLEHGTYWRGFKNMVMLGIEHIREGTDHLLFLLALMLPAADRIKRLIQIVTAFTIGHSISLLCGTLGWIVIPSQWVEIAITFTILISAIHIIRPIFKGKEAWIAITFGFIHGLAFASALNNLDLVPTEMALSILGFNIGIETMQLFVLLCTVPWLLLINNVWIKYLGGVIAIIASLGWMIERISNEPNIISAQIEQIQGKWFILVLAIIAIIAYVTRWVRTRSLS from the coding sequence ATGAGACTTTTAGTATGTGTATTCTTATTATTATGCGGGCAACACCTCTTCGCGCACCCCATGCCCAATTCAATCGTGAGTTTGTCAATACTGGACCACAGCATCAAAGGCGAAGCCAAAATGCCGATGCTGGAACTAGCCAGTGCCCTTCAACAAACCCGGATCGATACCATCGACCCAGCCTATTTTCAACAACATATACGCGCATTGTCTGGCGACCGTCAGTGGACTACTACCATTGACCGTCAGTGGACTACTACCATTGACAGTATCCGGATGACCACAGATACCGATCCCAATGTAGGCCGGTATCAGGAGGTCCTGGTCTACTTTGAAATGACACCTCCTGACCCTGCACTGCTACGGGATTTTAATTTCCGCTACAATGCTATTATTCATGAAGTAGTCACGCATAAAATTTTAGTCTTCGTAAAGCAGGACTGGAAAAACGGGATTCAAAACGGGGAACAGATCGGCATCATTAAAATGGATACCCGCTCAGGGAAAGTATTTCCCATGTACATCAACCTGGAACATGGTACTTACTGGAGGGGTTTCAAAAACATGGTCATGCTGGGTATTGAACATATCCGCGAAGGTACCGACCATCTTTTATTTCTATTAGCCTTAATGCTGCCAGCTGCAGATAGAATAAAACGATTGATACAAATCGTGACCGCCTTTACCATAGGTCACTCCATCAGCCTGCTATGTGGCACTTTAGGCTGGATTGTGATCCCTTCTCAATGGGTGGAAATCGCTATTACATTTACTATTTTAATCAGCGCTATTCACATCATCCGTCCGATATTCAAAGGGAAAGAAGCCTGGATTGCAATTACCTTCGGATTTATACACGGTCTGGCCTTTGCCTCCGCGTTAAATAATTTAGACCTTGTACCCACCGAAATGGCGTTAAGTATTTTAGGCTTTAATATCGGTATTGAAACCATGCAGTTATTCGTACTGCTTTGTACGGTGCCCTGGTTATTATTGATCAACAATGTCTGGATAAAATACTTGGGGGGAGTAATCGCTATCATCGCCAGCCTGGGCTGGATGATAGAAAGAATTTCAAATGAACCGAACATTATCTCTGCACAAATAGAACAAATTCAGGGCAAGTGGTTTATCCTTGTTCTTGCAATCATCGCCATTATAGCCTACGTTACCCGCTGGGTGAGAACCCGGTCACTTTCTTAA